The window GAGGGCAGGCTGGCCCACTCCGCCGTCCTGCCCCTTGGGGGGGATCACGTGACCCAGGACATCGCCCAGCTCCTCAAGATCCCCTTTGAGGAGGCGGAAAGGGTCAAGAAGAAGTACGGCGCGGCCCTGCCCGAGCTGGCGGACCCCGAGCTGGTCCGGGAGACCAACCAAGGGGGGGGCTCCGGGGGCGAGGTGCCCGCGCGGGAGCGGGCCCGCATCACCCGGCCCCGCCTCCGGGAGATCCTCCACCGGGCCCGCCAGTCCGTGGACGAGGCCATGGGGCCGCTGGAGGTCAAGGTGAACCGGGTG of the Thermus aquaticus genome contains:
- a CDS encoding cell division protein FtsA; its protein translation is FIDALVAQPLASGLGVLNPEEEKMTVLLLDVGGGTTDVAVFREGRLAHSAVLPLGGDHVTQDIAQLLKIPFEEAERVKKKYGAALPELADPELVRETNQGGGSGGEVPARERARITRPRLREILHRARQSVDEAMGPLEVKVNRVVLAGGTALLRGFDLLARQQYSLPVRVGKPHGVSGLTDVVA